The window TGAAGAGATGGTCTTCTATGGTCAGTTAGCtatgtcgtacatgttccaagcttcgtagaccaaagtctacttatctatggagaagctagggAGTCTGCCCCTTTGAAACGATAACAACATGCAATGGCAGgttaagtatgtagctgcgcgaactcctcTTCTTcgaagtttattcactgcctcgagatgtattccagcgatgaGTATGGGGATATGCTatttatctatggagaagctagatagAATGCATATCAGGCACAGCGCCTGTACCAAGaatgctatccggatagacgacaaccgacgggcatagCATTTCGGAGTGTGGGAAGACGCCTgagggatactgcatccctgggaaggacacggcctgttcgagatcatcccgtgacgtatGCTGACAGTGAAGAGGTCGGGTTTGATGCTTTCCGGCGTAACCcacatactagcacacgggccattgcacaggagacgaaaaTCAGCCAGGCGTCTGTTATGCGGGTATTGCATACCCACCCGTTTCACCCGTATCATCTGCACTTGCACCAGGAGCTCTATgttcatgatttcgatgcccgggtggcgtacTGTCAATGGATGCtatagcatgtggacactgatcctgcttctCTATCGACTCTcatatttacggacgaagcacgatttcacaacaatggaactgttaatcgccataatatgcattactggagtatggataatccccattgggtgcgacggACAGCTTTTCagatacagtggggcgtgaatgtatggtttggaatcatgggtgatcattTCATCGGTTCCCATTTCTTTGAGGACCATTTGACCAGCCTATGCTATCTGCGGtatctccaagatgaactaccactgtATCTGGAACATGTGCCACACCTTGACCGCTGCAGTATGTGGTTTCAACATAATGGATATTCACAGCACAAGGCGGGGGTCGCCCGggaccatctccatgcgacgtatcctgataaatggataggaaggggaggacctgtcccctggcctaccagatcacccgatcttacgcccctggactttttttctgtggggccatgtaaagcaactggttcgagcaggtgctgcgctAAACGATGTAACTGAAGTTTTGTCACATGCTCCCTATTCTcgatcaacccagctccataccaacggcccttttcagggccaaataaacaaatcagtatgtgaaaaataccggtattaagtatacaactttgccacattccaggcaactggcttaaaaacctacttgcatgggacttgaaccttctaacctaTGACCActtcaactatcacacatcctaccgcgtgctagccatgtgagctactgcaacaCTTGACCTACGGTGCCCACTTACCAGCTTAAACAGTACCGTGTTCCCGGTCTGTGCATCCACTTCTTCTTttgaagtacgtgttctgcgtatctgtactcgttttacgggttaatTCGAGGTACCCATATAGTGGCGCCCACGAGtactgctgtcttctagcccgttaaTACACATCTCGTTATGTTACCCCGGTTcaaggagagggaccgatgtctttcagaattgtagtaaatgtgaagggaagcataaaactggatcacaaggggctggtggaccacccggtatagaaGGCAGATTTCTGggacacggtaataacgtgagggagATGGCAATGACTTGGTGTAGGTAGATGACGAACAcaggttgcctggttaccacggtgttggttttctgtccattcAAGATTGTCAGCATAAATTGATGACGCTATCTCCAGATAGACCTcagccccaaaacatatccatgttaaaatgcTTTGTGTTATAGGGTATCATGAGTCAGAAATAATACTTGACTTAATGCTTGGAAGAAGACtaaaaaataaactaataataGGTATAGGTACCTTAGGCAATTTTTTAGGCTGAGGAATGTGCAGTCCACCCACTTCCACGAAGGCAGGTACAGCTGGTCTGGGCTGGTTGATGCTGAAGTGACTATTCACGAATACGAGACTTGTTCTTCTGGTCAGTTCCAAGAGCGCAGGCATATCTGGACCAAAATACTCTCGGAGGAGTTTGTCAGTGCGGAGATTTCCCAAGATATATTCTGTCCCCGAAGTGAACGCATGAAACAACATGTTAGTCAGTCTGTCAGTAAAAGACATTTGTGGCCTGTACGAGAGAAAATAATTTGGAATGTACGAAGGATTATCTGGATTTCCTACGGCAGCGTTGGCCCATGGAGTTGAAACGCTTGATATCATTCCGATGATAGGGATATTAAACTTATAAGAAAATCCATAACTGCAGTCAATAGCATATATTTCTGTTATTATAACATCAAACTTTTCTTTAGTCTTCATCATATTCTGCATCACAGGGTGGTCCAGGACAATTTTACAGTAATCTAAGTTAGTATTCCACATGAAGTCCATTAATTTCAGATGCCCGAAACTGCGAACTGTGTCTACTGTGAAGTTGTTAACTAAACGTGGAAGAGAGCCTTCTAGACTGAGATCGGTGTAGTTAGGGAGTTTCTTCTTTTGTGGGAAGTGACTCACAACAGTCACGTCATGTCCTTTGGCTGCAAGGCCCTTCAAGAGTGCTTCGAACATAACAAAATGACTTCTTCCATTGTAATGAAATAGACCTAGAATACGCGCAGCATCCGATTCTGTGGCTGTAAGCGCCAGGACAATCGCGCAGAAGAGAATACAGCATCGCCCCATCTGAAAATAAATAGTTTATTTACCTGCACgtatttttttacttatttatcAATCAAAAGTAGTACAAAACAACTGTAgtttgaacttatttttcacaaataAAAAATGTCTCTTTCTTCTCTATCCCTCACACTTCTGGCTATACGTGCCTCCGCGAAAAGGAAATGTGTACACCTGAGTTTAGTCAGTGTCGGCTGTAAATTATGAAAAGACTTCAAACAGGATAACAAGCATTTTAAATTGTGGATGTTTAATGTAAGTGAAGAAGCAAATGGCTTTTTTAGATTAGAAAACAGAAGgacacagagaaagagagagagagagagagagagagagagagagaaaaatttggAAACCATAAATGTTAACATCTTCACAGGaatgtatgaaattgcatagctcttaacgttaccgtagAAACGCGATTGGGAAGTTACAATACGTCTTTCCTCATGTGAAGAGTGGGTTAGGGAATGTTCGTTCTAATGGCATTCACAaacaagttggggagttttcattatgatggtaggcccacttgcctactgccagtctcATTCGAGTTGGGCAGATTTCATTATAATGGTGGACACTCACCCACACCTGCCTTTTTGCATCCTAAGAAACATTGTCGTGatggtttttctaactgaaatcAATAAAGATTATTGCaataacatcagtaggaatgtcgtggttaaaagcaatactatcatatgagatactcgatcaaatgaaaaaccgcaaatattcttgctttttatttatttatttatttatttatttatttatttatttatttatttatttattttaattaatttatttatttcttgttactTCCTTGAAGGAATCGCAGTTCAATCCATTGACTGGTCGGCTTGGTATGCAGACGCCTCGGAATGTCTGCGTCATTGTTGAGAGTGTGTCTCAGGATGCTTCAAGGCTTCGGacttacttttaacgaacaatactacgctgccgatctaacagtccaaaattccataactggaaggaccaggccgcagtcagccgtgaacactcctctgccattattcagttaagtgtgcacactgctaatTCGAATCAGCACCTCAGATTAAGGATCGAAtactatgaaccagtgtgttacataccagttgTATTATAAAATTCACGAACCAGAGGAATGAGATAGCTAAAGAAGAagtttatctaactccccagttacgtCCCGACAATATCCAAACAGCCTGTTATACctgatacgcagcagtaatcccacctttcgggcatgagtggcagcagaagagacaaagcatttCACAAAAAAGGATtgtcagtgtaatgttactgttgatcaattttatgaaccaCTCAGTGTTtttttccgactctgtgatataagGGCAACTAATGTAAAGGGAATCCTCCTTCCTTTCATAACTCtctcttattcttcaagcaatcgttccttaatgattttttctcattttctaatcatcttcacaattttccttatcgatatggactgatgaccatgcGTTTTAAACCTTAAGAAAACATGACAAAAATCATCACGAGTTAATACCATTGAACAACATTCGCACGTCAGCAACGTTCGGTGgtgatatggactaagcagcaaAATTCTAAATTCTTCTAAATTCATTAATTTCCTTATCATAGTCCCCACTCCCGTGGTtgggtagaataatacccacagcATCCTCTGCTCGTCGTAAAGGGCACCCCAGGGTCTCTGAACATGGgaacgtgggttggagaccacggggcccctacctgagtcctggcatttcttccgcttacctgtgccaggctcctcactttcacctatcctatccaaaCTCTTTTGACcaatttttgttcttttctgaccccaacagtgtTACGcatggaggtctagggagtatttcttttccacgcccttcaatcaatcaatcaatcaatcaatcaatcaatcaatcaatcaatcaatcaatcaatcaatcaatcaatcaatcaatcaatcaatcaatcaatcaatcaatcaatcaatcaatcaatcaatcaatcaatcaatcaatcctaattTGGGTTTAgagcagtcgccaaggtggcatattccctatctgttgttttcctagccttttcttaaatgattggaaagaaataggaaattaattgaacattttccttggtaagttattccaagtccgcctctgtggtgtagtggttagtgtgatcagctgccactcgcgaagacccgggttcgattcccggctctgccacaaaattttaaatgtggtacgaaggctcgaacggggttcactcagcctcgggaggtcaaatgagtagagggtggttctattccctcttcagccatcctcgaagcggtttcgcgtgatttccaacttctcctccaggaaatgccgggatggtacctaatttaaggacacggccgcttccatccctcttccttttctatccctgccaatcttcccatcccccacaaggccccggttcagcatagcaggtgaggccacctaggcgaggtactggttatccttgccagttgtatccccgacccagagtttcacactccaggacactgttcttgaggcggtagaggtgggatccctcgctgagtccgagggtaaagccagTCCTGGAGGTTAAACATGATTATGAAgaagagaagtttttttttttttttttttttgctaggggctttacgtcgcaccgacacagataggtcttatggcgacgatgggataggaaaggcctaggagttggaaggaagcggccgtggccttaattaaggtacagccccagcatttgcctggtgtgaaaatgggaaaccacggaaaaccatcttcagggctaccgatagtgggattcgaacctactatctcccggatgcaagctcacagccgcgcgcctctacgcgcacggccaactcgcccggtagaagagaagttattccaatccctgacttccCTTcgtataaacgattatttgccccaattcgtcctcttgaattccaaatttatcttcatggcCGTTCGTGGAtctttgtctttcttaggccgatacctttatttttctaaGTGTGGGGCCCTTTCCATTTTTCCACTCTGATTAgagttgtatagaggatggttgcctagtgttCCCAAAACACCGACAACatttagtatgttgtgcgggatggcggactgttcggttttcaagaaggagcccctgtccggaaatgtACGGTTTGGGTGCTGGAGATCGTCGAaatctgagaacggttgtgacaattattgttccgatttggtgtctttaTACGGAAGTATAATCTGTGTACTGTGGATAGACGatttcagcctaataacattcttGTGCATGCGGTACATTTCTCCACAGAGACCCTGGTGCGCCTTCcgctgcgttacttgtgtactgtagtctgctaGTGCAGTAACtttgttaacagcagtgcgacatgtacatgcaagcacagaaatggtgtcccgacgtaaacaatcaacactgccccgctCCAGTACCGAAAGGaggtgagggagtgaaggggtcgtgtcgaaggccactccagtaccgaaaaagaTGGGAGGgaatgaacgggtagtgctgaaggcacagtgtgtgaatggtgcccatttcagtcacaacagtcttgtagcgggctggcTAGCTGCAGCAATgagttaagcgtggaggtgggggtataccatgctttgtttataccgggacaccatttctgtgctcgcatgtaccaGTACACAGTTGCGCAAATGACCGACAtcgtgcttgcatacggcaaagcgtaTTGCAATGTTAGAGCTGCTGCAAGTTTGTGTGCGAACGTTTTCCAAAGAGATGTACCCCAGCATCACTCCACGTTCGCGACTATTGAGAGACGACTAACAGAAGacggacagttccacgtaggtactTTCTGCCTGAGGTGTGTCCATTGTAAAGTAGTGGCAATTTTTGCTGGTTTCTTTTGAATACGTACTATCCCCATTCTACTCTTTGTCCTCTATTACGTGCCAAAACGTGATTCGGGTCGACCACGCTCGACTCGAACACTACACTTTAAGGAGGACGTTCTGACAATGTTCGAACAGGACCCATCCACCAGCACTCGGCAAATGGCACAGGCACTGCACACAGGTAAAAGTGCCGTGTGGCGTGTTGTCCGTGAACAGCAGCTCCATCCATGCCATCGGCAGAAAGTCATGGCATTACGGGAAAAGGACTCCCCACGACGAGTGCAGTTTACGCAGTGGTATTTACAACAATGCATACTCCAGCCACAATTCCTTTTACTATAGACGGAGAATAAACTTGCACAACAAACATGTTTGGGTGGATGAAAATCCCCGTGCGCAGGTGATTCCAAATCACCAACACATGttcggtattttttttttctttgctaggggctttacgtcgcaccgacacagataggtcttatggcgacgatgggatagaaaaggcctaggagttggaaggaagcggccgtggccttaattaaggtacagcccc is drawn from Anabrus simplex isolate iqAnaSimp1 chromosome 1, ASM4041472v1, whole genome shotgun sequence and contains these coding sequences:
- the LOC136865197 gene encoding UDP-glycosyltransferase UGT5; translation: MGRCCILFCAIVLALTATESDAARILGLFHYNGRSHFVMFEALLKGLAAKGHDVTVVSHFPQKKKLPNYTDLSLEGSLPRLVNNFTVDTVRSFGHLKLMDFMWNTNLDYCKIVLDHPVMQNMMKTKEKFDVIITEIYAIDCSYGFSYKFNIPIIGMISSVSTPWANAAVGNPDNPSYIPNYFLSYRPQMSFTDRLTNMLFHAFTSGTEYILGNLRTDKLLREYFGPDMPALLELTRRTSLVFVNSHFSINQPRPAVPAFVEVGGLHIPQPKKLPKDIENFLNGAEHGAIYFSFGSLVKGETLPKDKLHAFVEAFRKVPQRVIWKIDGAAISDLPQNIKTSTWLPQLDILSHPNVRLFISHGGLMGSQEAVYTGVPLLGIPLFADQYQNIKSLAHTGMALKLDYDEINEETFSKALDTVLNDHSYQEKAKHLSQLFRDRPHSAMETAIFWTEYIIRHGGAPHLRSAAVDMPLYQYLLLDVLLVLLLGVGIVIATLWFSIRMLLTFILFGKVSKVRMESKKRE